Proteins from a single region of Bogoriella caseilytica:
- a CDS encoding DUF4432 family protein, whose translation MAITLRSADLELTLTPERGADIVSLCDLATGVQVLAVSPTGDVTSGPLSAGGSIVAWTSGYPGGWQLLVPNAGPERLHDGVVQGYHGEASLARWRVESQRDNAARLSTSLVTAPLRLVRDVVVTGARVIVTDAVTNLSPEPCSFRLAQHPAFGDEFLDEHSYVTSRARTLITDADAPGTLTGADAVGAPAELLPAGPVNGSVALPGPGSGEALFGALTGFAPSDDGSTSATFHSPTRGFGMRLTWDPSVYPYAWFWIEAHAHSGWPWFKRLFAAAVEPCNVLPGEGATPDGRQRGGPGATLDGGATLTSVVRLDRVPA comes from the coding sequence ATGGCCATCACACTGCGCTCCGCCGACCTCGAACTCACGCTGACACCCGAGCGTGGCGCCGACATTGTCTCTCTCTGCGACCTCGCGACCGGCGTCCAAGTACTGGCCGTCTCCCCCACCGGCGACGTCACCTCCGGCCCGCTCAGCGCCGGCGGATCGATCGTCGCCTGGACCAGCGGCTACCCAGGCGGCTGGCAGCTGCTCGTGCCCAATGCCGGGCCGGAGCGCCTGCACGACGGCGTGGTGCAGGGCTACCACGGCGAGGCATCGCTGGCGCGCTGGCGGGTCGAGAGCCAGCGCGACAACGCGGCGCGGCTGAGCACCAGCCTGGTGACGGCGCCGCTGCGGCTCGTGCGAGACGTTGTCGTCACGGGTGCTCGCGTCATCGTGACCGATGCCGTGACGAACCTGTCGCCAGAGCCCTGCAGTTTCCGCCTAGCCCAGCACCCCGCATTCGGGGACGAATTCCTCGACGAGCACAGCTACGTGACGTCCCGCGCCCGGACCCTCATCACCGACGCCGACGCCCCGGGCACGCTCACCGGTGCCGACGCCGTCGGGGCTCCGGCCGAGCTCCTGCCGGCGGGGCCGGTCAATGGCAGCGTCGCGCTGCCCGGCCCGGGATCCGGCGAGGCACTGTTCGGGGCGCTGACGGGCTTCGCGCCCTCCGACGACGGCTCCACGAGCGCCACGTTCCACAGCCCGACCCGCGGCTTCGGCATGCGGTTGACGTGGGACCCATCGGTCTACCCGTACGCCTGGTTCTGGATCGAGGCTCACGCACACTCGGGCTGGCCGTGGTTCAAGCGGCTCTTCGCCGCCGCCGTCGAGCCGTGCAATGTGCTCCCCGGCGAGGGCGCCACACCCGACGGCCGGCAGCGCGGCGGCCCCGGCGCCACTCTCGACGGTGGCGCAACCCTCACCTCCGTGGTCCGCCTCGACCGCGTCCCCGCCTGA